The nucleotide window ACCGATTTTGCAATAGCGGATGCTGTTGGTGGCCAGCAAAGGTCTGGCCTGCGCCAGGATACAGGGCAGCGACAACCACTCCACCGAAATGAAGTCGCTGGCTGTTTGCACGGTGAGGGCGGTACATACGCCCAGTCCGTACACGCGGTGCTGTTCAAATGTTTTGATATCTGCCAGCAGGCCGGCTCCACCGCTGGGGTCGAGGCCTGCAAAGCTCATTACGGATGGTCGTTGCTGTTCCATTGTGCCTGAATACGCTGATAATTGTTGACCGCCTGTTCCGGTTGTTGCCAGATAGCGCCCAGCAGGGCGGCGCCATCATAATGCCAGTCTTTTAACCTGCTGATGTTGCTGGCATCGATGCCTCCCATGCCTAACACCTGCCTTCCCTTTTTATCGGGAAGGGGTTGTGCAAAGCGGCCATTGTAGCCTGCTTTGGATATGCTGTCAAATACGGGGCTTAACAGCAGTGTGGTAAACTGTGGTGCCATGGAAGTGATGTCTGCCATATCATGGATACCTGTGCTGCAATTCCTGTAGCGTTGCAGACAAAGCTGTAACTCTCTGCAGTTCATGCTTTCCCGTACTTTACCACTTAGGTGGAGGCCTCCCACCGGAAACCGCTGACATACCTGAAAGTTATCGCGGACAATGATGCGAGCATAACAGGATGGGTCTGTTTTGTCCAGCAAGGCCATGTATTCCCTCGGTTGCCAGCTTGGCTTTCGTAGCAGGATACGATGGGCTCCTGCCTGCAGCAGGTCCGCGATTATTTTTTCTTCTTCGTATATGCGTTCTGGTGAGGTGATGATCCAGATCATACGGATGTGTTTTTTATTGATATATCTCGCCACCTTGAGCCGTAAATGCTTTTGATTGCTCTGTCATGCCGGCTTCCAGTGCTGTTGTTTCATCGAGTCCCTGTTTGGCAGCGAAGTCACGTACTTCCTGGGTAATTTTCATAGAGCAGAAGTGAGGGCCGCACATGGAGCAGAAATGGGCGATTTTGGCGCCTTCTGCAGGCAGCGTTTCGTCATGGAAAGAGCGGGCTGTTTCCGGATCCAGGGAAAGGTTGAACTGGTCTTCCCAGCGGAATTCAAAACGGGCCTTGCTGAGGGCGTTGTCGCGGTGTTGTGCACCAGGATGGCCTTTGGCGAGATCGGCAGCATGTGCCGCGATTTTGTAGGTGATAACACCTTGCCGTACATCTTCCTTGTTTGGTAGGCCCAGGTGTTCCTTGGGCGTAACATAACACAGCATGGCGGTACCAAACCACCCTATCATGGCGGCTCCTATGCCGGAAGTGATATGATCGTAGCCGGGAGCGATATCCGTAGTGAGAGGACCAAGTGTGTAGAAGGGTGCTTCATGGCAGTGTTGCAGCTGTTTGTCCATGTTTTCTTTGATAAGATGCATGGGCACGTGACCCGGACCTTCTATCATTACCTGCACCTGATGTTTCCAGGCTATTTTGGTGAGCTCTCCCAATGTTTCGAGTTCTGCAAACTGGGCGGCATCGTTGGCATCGGCGATACTGCCGGGACGAAGACCAT belongs to Chitinophaga sp. HK235 and includes:
- a CDS encoding thiamine phosphate synthase, whose protein sequence is MIWIITSPERIYEEEKIIADLLQAGAHRILLRKPSWQPREYMALLDKTDPSCYARIIVRDNFQVCQRFPVGGLHLSGKVRESMNCRELQLCLQRYRNCSTGIHDMADITSMAPQFTTLLLSPVFDSISKAGYNGRFAQPLPDKKGRQVLGMGGIDASNISRLKDWHYDGAALLGAIWQQPEQAVNNYQRIQAQWNSNDHP